A genomic segment from Bradyrhizobium diazoefficiens USDA 110 encodes:
- a CDS encoding transketolase family protein, with translation MRNTAMNMVHKLAARDERVLYIGSDPGAGTLRAMSKEFPKRHLIEGISEAHIIGMSAGLAMEGFVPYVNTIATFLTRRCYEQVAVDLCLHNLPVRLIANGGGLVYAPLGPTHQAIEDIAIMRALPNMTVVCPCDADEAARMMEQTLDWKGPIYIRLGKGGDAIVSKAEHGFEIGKAILMRPPGDVLMVTTGIMLQRALAAADLLAAQGVRAGILHMHTVKPLDTEALLQAIRGIKLVATLEEHVPSGGLGSAVAETLIDKLGAGLPAMLRLSLPDSFMHNYGSQDSLLKKHGLSAGAIAASIERALAASHTASPQLHST, from the coding sequence ATGCGCAACACCGCCATGAACATGGTCCACAAGCTCGCCGCGCGCGACGAGCGTGTGCTTTACATCGGCTCCGATCCCGGCGCGGGCACCTTGCGCGCGATGAGCAAGGAGTTTCCGAAGCGCCATCTGATCGAAGGCATCTCGGAAGCGCACATCATCGGCATGTCGGCTGGCCTCGCGATGGAAGGCTTCGTGCCCTACGTCAACACCATCGCGACATTCCTCACTCGCCGCTGCTACGAGCAGGTCGCCGTCGACCTCTGCCTGCACAATCTGCCGGTGCGGCTGATCGCCAATGGCGGCGGGCTCGTCTATGCGCCGCTCGGCCCCACCCACCAGGCGATCGAGGACATCGCCATCATGCGGGCGCTGCCCAACATGACGGTGGTCTGCCCGTGCGATGCCGACGAGGCGGCGCGCATGATGGAGCAGACCCTCGACTGGAAGGGACCGATCTACATCCGCCTGGGCAAGGGCGGCGATGCCATCGTCTCGAAGGCCGAGCACGGCTTTGAGATCGGCAAGGCCATCCTGATGCGGCCGCCGGGTGACGTCCTCATGGTGACCACCGGAATCATGCTTCAGCGGGCGCTGGCTGCAGCCGACCTGCTGGCGGCACAAGGCGTCCGCGCGGGCATCCTGCACATGCATACCGTCAAGCCGCTCGACACCGAGGCGCTGCTGCAAGCGATCCGCGGCATCAAGCTTGTGGCAACTCTCGAGGAGCATGTCCCGTCCGGCGGCCTCGGCAGCGCGGTCGCGGAGACGCTGATCGACAAGCTCGGGGCAGGCCTGCCGGCGATGCTGCGGCTGTCGCTGCCGGACAGCTTCATGCACAATTACGGCTCGCAGGACTCGCTGCTGAAGAAGCACGGGCTTTCCGCCGGCGCCATTGCCGCCTCGATCGAGCGCGCGCTTGCCGCCTCGCACACCGCCTCCCCTCAACTCCATTCCACCTGA
- a CDS encoding phosphotransferase, producing MSEPEISAPDAMAIGSRLAGARVAAAQPARAGGNNRVFRLEMAEGPPLALKHYPSDGRDRLGQEYDALSFLSRHGIMSTPRPIAKDSGAFCALYQWFDGEAAVLRPQDGDADQLADFLIALQKLRNADGAQTLRNASASIFSPEEAVAQYGQRLDGLRRASDDHPDLRAFMDDSLVPSTAIAIRRLRQRYAELGRDPAADLAPAHRALSPSDFGLHNALRAADGRLRFIDFEYFGWDDPVKLVSDTAIHPGSNLPEAKANRLTERLAQAFAARDDAFAIRLDVLYPLFGAIWCLIVLNAYLPESRSRRALAAQGGDLTVRLAGQLDKARQLHQTICQRDPDLTPR from the coding sequence ATGAGCGAGCCCGAGATCAGCGCGCCGGATGCAATGGCGATCGGCAGCCGCCTGGCCGGAGCGCGGGTCGCGGCCGCCCAACCGGCGCGGGCCGGCGGCAACAACAGGGTGTTTCGGCTGGAGATGGCGGAGGGACCGCCCCTCGCCCTCAAGCATTATCCGTCCGACGGGCGCGATCGCCTGGGACAGGAATATGACGCGCTGTCGTTTCTGTCGCGCCACGGCATCATGTCGACACCGCGCCCGATCGCGAAGGATTCCGGTGCGTTCTGCGCGCTGTATCAATGGTTCGACGGCGAAGCGGCGGTGCTGCGCCCTCAGGACGGCGATGCCGATCAACTGGCTGATTTCCTGATCGCGTTGCAGAAACTGCGCAACGCCGACGGCGCGCAAACTTTGCGGAACGCTTCGGCCAGCATCTTCTCGCCCGAGGAAGCCGTCGCCCAGTACGGGCAGCGCCTGGACGGACTGAGGCGCGCCTCGGATGATCATCCGGACCTGCGCGCGTTCATGGACGACAGCCTGGTTCCCAGCACTGCCATCGCGATTCGGCGGCTCCGCCAGCGCTATGCGGAACTCGGCCGGGATCCCGCAGCGGACCTTGCGCCCGCGCATCGCGCGTTGAGCCCGTCGGATTTCGGACTACACAATGCGCTGCGCGCCGCGGACGGCCGGCTGCGCTTCATCGACTTCGAATATTTCGGCTGGGACGATCCGGTCAAGCTGGTGTCGGACACCGCGATTCACCCCGGTAGCAATCTGCCTGAAGCCAAAGCAAATCGATTGACCGAACGCCTCGCGCAAGCCTTCGCGGCTAGGGATGACGCGTTTGCGATCCGCCTTGACGTACTGTATCCTCTGTTTGGAGCGATTTGGTGCCTGATTGTCCTGAATGCCTATTTGCCGGAAAGCCGCTCCCGGCGCGCCTTGGCTGCGCAAGGTGGCGACCTGACGGTCCGCCTCGCCGGTCAGCTCGACAAAGCCCGCCAGCTCCATCAAACGATTTGCCAACGTGATCCAGATCTCACCCCACGCTGA
- a CDS encoding sporadic carbohydrate cluster 2OG-Fe(II) oxygenase, giving the protein MTDTDFLEADEQALAQRFIDDGFVTTPADDRAGLDRIQRRAAELAADYLKLPHSNDPYAMLDTIHTRVSVSDLNGLRLHVFNGLNAEPWFRPTYFRLARSTIETIVGNELCMQRRVNLSIQLPGDSSSLLATHSDVWSGDSPFEVVVWVPLVDVRRTKSMYLLPPSLNGEMQDRMASLRSAEELYKTIKPHATFIEIPYGHVMLFNQTLMHGNRVNEEPGTRWSMNCRFKSIMSPYADKRFGEFFEPILLRPATRVGMQYKLPGGFHG; this is encoded by the coding sequence ATGACGGATACGGACTTCCTCGAGGCCGATGAGCAGGCGCTGGCGCAGCGCTTCATCGACGATGGCTTTGTCACCACGCCGGCCGACGACCGCGCCGGGCTCGACCGCATCCAGCGGCGCGCCGCCGAACTCGCGGCGGACTATCTCAAGCTGCCGCACAGCAACGATCCCTATGCGATGCTCGACACCATCCACACGCGCGTGAGCGTGAGTGATCTCAACGGATTGCGGCTGCACGTCTTCAACGGCCTCAACGCCGAGCCCTGGTTCCGGCCGACCTATTTCCGTCTGGCGCGCTCGACGATCGAGACCATCGTCGGCAACGAGCTCTGCATGCAGCGCCGCGTCAATCTCAGCATCCAGCTTCCCGGCGACAGCTCATCGCTGCTCGCCACCCATTCCGACGTCTGGTCGGGGGACTCGCCGTTCGAGGTCGTGGTGTGGGTGCCGCTGGTCGACGTCCGCCGCACCAAATCGATGTACCTGCTGCCGCCGTCCCTGAACGGCGAGATGCAGGACCGGATGGCCAGCCTGCGCAGCGCCGAGGAGCTGTACAAGACGATCAAGCCGCACGCGACCTTCATCGAGATCCCCTACGGTCACGTGATGCTGTTCAACCAGACACTGATGCACGGCAATCGCGTCAACGAGGAGCCCGGCACACGCTGGAGCATGAACTGCCGCTTCAAGAGCATCATGTCCCCCTACGCGGACAAGCGCTTCGGCGAATTCTTCGAACCGATCCTGCTGCGCCCGGCGACACGGGTCGGCATGCAATACAAGCTGCCCGGAGGCTTCCATGGCTGA
- a CDS encoding DegT/DnrJ/EryC1/StrS family aminotransferase: protein MYDVRYSYLLEQFSDPAPILAEIGRLVATGDFTLGKPVAEFEKRFAELIGVRHAIGVGSGTDALKLPLKALGIGHGDEVITAANTFIATVGAIAETGAKPVLVDCDDSFCMNVDYVEAAITAKTKAIMPVQLTGEVTDMGKLMAIAQRHNIPVVEDACQGILSEFAGKRSGTHGIAAGFSLHPLKNLNVWGDAGVVVTNDDGMNEKLRLIRNHGMKNRDEIAILGCNSRLDSLQAVVGNWLIGQTSEITRRRIENAAYYDAGLAGLPGLRVPPRRPNVKHVYHLYMVFAERRDELYKYCLDNGIEAKIHYPIPLYQQEGLKHLGYAPGTFPVTDRHAKEVISFPVDQHLTRAQQDRVIETVRKFCHGR, encoded by the coding sequence ATGTACGACGTTCGATATTCCTATCTGCTCGAGCAATTCTCCGATCCTGCCCCCATCCTGGCCGAGATCGGCCGGCTGGTCGCGACCGGGGACTTCACCCTTGGCAAGCCCGTCGCCGAATTCGAGAAGCGCTTTGCCGAGCTGATCGGCGTGCGCCACGCCATCGGCGTTGGATCGGGCACCGACGCGCTCAAGCTGCCGCTCAAGGCGCTCGGCATTGGCCATGGCGATGAAGTCATCACCGCCGCCAATACGTTCATCGCGACCGTCGGCGCCATCGCGGAGACCGGGGCGAAGCCCGTGCTGGTCGACTGCGACGATTCGTTCTGCATGAACGTCGACTATGTCGAAGCCGCGATCACGGCGAAGACTAAGGCGATCATGCCGGTTCAGTTGACCGGCGAGGTCACCGACATGGGCAAGCTGATGGCGATCGCGCAGCGCCACAACATCCCCGTCGTCGAGGACGCCTGCCAGGGCATCCTGTCTGAGTTCGCGGGAAAGCGCTCCGGCACCCACGGCATCGCGGCCGGCTTTTCCCTGCACCCGCTCAAGAACCTGAACGTCTGGGGCGATGCCGGCGTCGTCGTCACCAATGACGACGGCATGAACGAGAAGCTCCGGCTCATCCGCAACCACGGCATGAAGAACCGCGACGAGATCGCGATCCTCGGCTGCAACTCGCGGCTCGATTCCTTGCAGGCCGTCGTCGGCAACTGGCTGATCGGCCAGACCAGCGAGATCACGCGGCGCCGGATCGAGAACGCGGCCTATTACGACGCAGGCCTCGCCGGCCTGCCCGGCCTGCGCGTCCCGCCGCGCCGGCCCAACGTGAAGCACGTCTATCACCTCTACATGGTGTTCGCCGAACGCCGCGACGAGCTTTACAAGTACTGCCTGGACAACGGCATCGAAGCCAAGATCCACTATCCGATCCCGCTGTATCAGCAGGAAGGCCTCAAGCATCTCGGTTACGCCCCCGGAACGTTCCCGGTTACCGACCGTCATGCCAAGGAAGTCATCAGCTTCCCGGTGGACCAGCACCTGACGCGCGCGCAGCAGGACCGCGTCATCGAGACTGTCAGGAAGTTCTGCCATGGACGCTGA
- a CDS encoding NAD-dependent epimerase/dehydratase family protein, producing MIDQKWNVMVTGGAGYVGSVLVPHLLAAGHKVTVLDLFMYGESVFDAVRNNPNLRLIKGDIRDQAAINEALRGNNAVIHLACISNDPSFELDPALGKSINYDCFRPMVRAAKKAGIKRFIYASSSSVYGIKDEAEVTEELSCEPLTDYSKFKAMCETDLADEAASGFVACTVRPATVCGYAPRQRLDVVVNILTNLAVNTGRIRVFGGTQRRPNLHIEDMSAAYLFLLQQDDAKIDGKTYNIGYENHSLMKIADIVKSVVGNNVDIAVEPTDDLRSYHVSSEKIRRELGFAPTHTIEQAVSGLVDAFKAGRLPNSLNDPRYFNIKMMQNISLK from the coding sequence GTGATTGATCAGAAATGGAACGTGATGGTCACCGGTGGCGCCGGCTATGTCGGCAGCGTGCTGGTTCCCCACTTGCTGGCCGCGGGCCACAAGGTCACCGTGCTCGACCTGTTCATGTATGGCGAATCCGTCTTCGACGCGGTTCGCAACAATCCGAATCTCCGGCTGATCAAGGGCGACATCCGCGATCAGGCCGCGATCAACGAGGCCCTGCGCGGCAACAACGCGGTGATCCACCTCGCCTGCATCTCCAACGACCCCTCGTTCGAGCTGGATCCGGCGCTCGGCAAGTCCATCAACTACGACTGTTTCCGGCCGATGGTGCGCGCCGCGAAGAAGGCGGGCATCAAGCGCTTCATCTATGCCTCCTCCTCGAGCGTCTACGGCATCAAGGACGAGGCCGAGGTGACCGAGGAGCTGTCCTGCGAGCCGCTCACGGACTACTCGAAGTTCAAGGCGATGTGCGAGACCGACCTTGCCGACGAGGCGGCGTCCGGGTTCGTCGCCTGCACCGTTCGTCCCGCCACCGTCTGCGGCTACGCACCGCGGCAGCGGCTCGACGTCGTCGTCAACATCCTGACCAATCTCGCGGTCAACACCGGCCGCATCCGCGTGTTCGGCGGAACGCAGCGCCGGCCCAACCTGCACATCGAGGACATGTCCGCGGCCTATCTGTTCCTGCTTCAGCAGGACGACGCAAAGATCGACGGAAAGACCTACAATATCGGCTACGAAAACCACTCGCTCATGAAGATCGCCGACATCGTGAAATCGGTGGTGGGCAACAACGTCGACATCGCGGTCGAGCCGACCGACGACCTGCGCTCCTACCATGTGTCCTCGGAGAAGATCCGCCGCGAACTCGGATTTGCGCCGACGCACACGATCGAACAAGCCGTGTCCGGACTGGTGGACGCCTTCAAGGCCGGCCGCCTGCCGAACTCGCTCAACGACCCCCGGTACTTCAACATCAAGATGATGCAGAATATCAGCCTGAAGTGA
- a CDS encoding transketolase translates to MIQISPHAEAALTCTLDERSLYLRRLVLGSVRSAGRGHVGPALSLIEMVRVLYDDVLRIDPKNPRDPNRDRAILSKGHGCLALYALLADRGFLPLSELDGFCGPDSILGGHPEYGMVPGVEASTGALGHGLSIGVGLALAARMRERTYRTFVLLGDGEINEGSVWEAAMGAAKHGLDNLVALIDYNKLQSYGPTDYVLPLEPLADKWRSFGFAVQELNGHDVGALRTVLKQVPPVAGKPTAIICHTVKGKGLPAAESNADWHHKNKLTDSELDAIRVAVGDF, encoded by the coding sequence GTGATCCAGATCTCACCCCACGCTGAAGCCGCCCTCACCTGCACGCTCGACGAGCGCAGCCTTTACCTGCGCCGCCTGGTCCTCGGTTCTGTCCGTTCGGCGGGACGCGGACATGTCGGTCCGGCCCTGTCGCTGATCGAGATGGTCCGCGTGCTCTACGACGATGTGCTGCGGATCGATCCGAAGAACCCGCGCGATCCAAATCGCGACCGCGCGATTCTCAGCAAGGGACACGGTTGTCTGGCGCTCTACGCGCTCCTGGCCGATCGCGGCTTCTTGCCCCTGTCGGAGCTGGACGGCTTTTGCGGCCCGGACAGTATTCTGGGCGGACATCCCGAATACGGAATGGTGCCTGGGGTCGAGGCCTCGACTGGCGCGCTTGGACATGGTCTGTCGATCGGTGTCGGCCTTGCGCTCGCCGCACGCATGCGCGAACGCACTTACCGCACCTTCGTCCTGCTCGGCGACGGCGAGATCAACGAGGGATCGGTGTGGGAGGCGGCGATGGGCGCGGCCAAGCACGGGCTCGACAACCTCGTCGCGCTGATCGACTACAACAAGCTCCAGAGCTACGGACCCACCGACTACGTGCTGCCGCTGGAGCCGCTTGCGGACAAGTGGCGCAGCTTCGGCTTTGCCGTGCAGGAGCTCAACGGCCACGACGTCGGCGCCCTGCGCACAGTCCTGAAGCAAGTCCCGCCCGTTGCGGGGAAACCCACCGCGATCATCTGCCATACCGTCAAGGGCAAGGGTCTGCCGGCCGCAGAATCCAACGCCGACTGGCATCACAAGAACAAGCTGACCGACAGCGAGCTCGACGCGATACGCGTTGCTGTCGGCGATTTTTGA
- a CDS encoding SDR family oxidoreductase yields MKCIVTGGAGFIGSHLVDRLLDDGHEVIALDNFVIGRSENLSSRADSSRLKIVRADVTDRESISPYFSGIDWVFHLAALADIVPSIESPIPYHRANVDGTVNVLEAAREAGVSRFVYAASSSCYGIPDIYPTPESAEIRPMYPYALTKNLGEQCVMHWCQVYKLPAVALRLFNVFGPRHRTTGTYGAVFGVFMAQKLAGKPFTVVGDGEQTRDFTFVSDVADAFVTAARSDVSHEIFNVGSDNTYSVNRLVELLGGDKVHIPKRPGEPDCTYADITKIKRVLKWTPKVKFEDGVATMLKSMDQYKDAPLWTVDKIADATKDWFKYLGDDSDSAPGTPQKASY; encoded by the coding sequence ATGAAATGCATCGTCACTGGCGGCGCCGGTTTCATCGGCAGTCACCTCGTTGATCGCCTCCTCGATGACGGCCACGAGGTGATCGCGCTCGACAATTTCGTCATCGGACGTTCCGAAAATCTGTCGTCGCGCGCCGATTCGAGCCGGCTGAAGATCGTCCGTGCCGACGTCACTGACCGCGAGTCGATCAGCCCGTATTTCTCCGGTATCGATTGGGTGTTTCACCTCGCGGCACTCGCCGACATCGTTCCCTCGATCGAATCGCCGATCCCGTATCACCGCGCAAATGTCGACGGCACGGTCAACGTTCTCGAGGCTGCGCGGGAGGCAGGCGTCAGCCGCTTCGTGTATGCGGCGTCGTCGTCCTGCTACGGCATCCCCGACATCTATCCGACGCCGGAGAGCGCCGAGATCCGGCCGATGTACCCCTACGCGCTCACCAAGAATCTCGGCGAGCAGTGCGTCATGCACTGGTGCCAGGTCTACAAGCTTCCGGCGGTGGCGCTCCGTCTGTTCAACGTGTTCGGGCCACGCCATCGCACCACGGGGACCTATGGTGCCGTGTTCGGCGTGTTCATGGCGCAGAAGCTCGCCGGCAAGCCTTTCACGGTGGTCGGCGACGGCGAGCAGACCCGCGATTTCACCTTCGTCAGCGATGTCGCCGACGCCTTCGTCACGGCAGCGCGTTCCGACGTCTCGCACGAGATCTTCAACGTCGGCTCGGACAACACCTACAGCGTCAACCGGCTGGTCGAGTTGCTCGGCGGCGACAAGGTCCACATTCCCAAGCGCCCCGGCGAGCCCGACTGCACCTACGCCGACATCACCAAGATCAAGCGGGTCCTGAAGTGGACGCCGAAGGTGAAATTCGAGGACGGCGTCGCGACGATGCTGAAGTCGATGGACCAGTACAAGGACGCTCCCCTGTGGACGGTGGACAAGATTGCCGACGCCACCAAGGACTGGTTCAAATATCTCGGTGACGACAGCGATTCGGCGCCCGGTACCCCGCAGAAGGCAAGCTATTGA
- a CDS encoding DegT/DnrJ/EryC1/StrS family aminotransferase produces the protein MDADTGRRRIGYVNLPAQFEEERAEIMQAVEGVFQRGDFIGGAAVGKLEEELSAYLGSPHVVTLNSGTDALILAMRALDIGPGDEVITPPNSFVASTAAIIAVGASPVFADVLPDQNIDPAAVEAAVTPRTKAIMPVHLTGRMADMNPLMAIASKHALAVIEDSAQAVGSTYDGRMSGTIGTFGCFSAHPLKNLNAAGDAGFLVTADAELAARIRRLRNHGLINRSDVQEWGIVSRLDTLQAELLRIRLRNLPSVIERRRRNAAQYRAELAGLPLFIPPCRNIEFNTFHTFVVQTDRRNDFQKYLADNGIETAIHYPVPIHLQPAAAHLGHGRGAFPVTEQQADQILTLPINQFLSAADISYICATAREYFA, from the coding sequence ATGGACGCTGACACCGGCCGTCGGCGCATCGGTTACGTCAACCTTCCGGCGCAATTCGAGGAAGAGCGCGCCGAGATCATGCAGGCGGTCGAGGGCGTGTTCCAGCGCGGCGATTTCATCGGCGGTGCGGCGGTCGGAAAGCTCGAAGAGGAATTGTCCGCCTATCTCGGCTCGCCGCATGTCGTGACGCTGAATTCCGGCACCGATGCGCTGATCCTCGCGATGAGGGCGCTCGACATCGGTCCCGGCGACGAGGTCATCACCCCGCCGAATTCGTTCGTGGCATCGACCGCCGCGATCATCGCAGTCGGCGCCTCGCCGGTCTTTGCGGACGTGCTGCCGGACCAGAACATCGATCCGGCCGCGGTCGAGGCCGCCGTCACGCCGCGGACCAAGGCGATCATGCCGGTGCACCTGACTGGGCGCATGGCCGACATGAACCCGCTGATGGCGATCGCAAGCAAGCACGCCCTCGCCGTGATCGAGGATAGCGCGCAGGCCGTCGGCTCGACCTATGACGGGCGAATGAGCGGCACCATCGGAACCTTCGGCTGCTTCTCCGCGCATCCGCTGAAGAACCTCAATGCCGCGGGCGATGCCGGCTTCCTCGTCACCGCCGACGCCGAGCTTGCCGCACGAATTCGCCGCCTGCGTAATCACGGTCTGATCAACCGCAGCGACGTCCAGGAATGGGGCATCGTATCGCGGCTCGACACGCTGCAGGCCGAGCTGCTTCGCATTCGCCTGCGCAACCTGCCCTCGGTGATCGAGCGCCGGCGGCGCAACGCCGCGCAATACCGCGCCGAGCTCGCAGGCCTGCCGCTGTTCATTCCGCCCTGCCGCAACATCGAGTTCAACACGTTCCACACCTTCGTGGTGCAGACCGACCGCCGCAACGACTTCCAGAAATATCTTGCCGACAACGGCATCGAGACCGCGATCCATTATCCGGTCCCGATCCACCTGCAGCCGGCGGCAGCGCATCTGGGTCATGGTCGCGGCGCATTTCCGGTGACCGAGCAGCAGGCCGACCAGATCCTCACCCTTCCCATCAACCAGTTCCTCTCGGCCGCCGATATCAGCTATATCTGCGCGACCGCCCGGGAGTACTTCGCATGA
- a CDS encoding LIC12192 family sporadic carbohydrate cluster protein, translating into MAERAGHRGYIGARPLNGSRTPQHVQNIVIRDYARRKNLHYLLSAAEHTMPGSYMVLEDILDELPRLRGLILYSIFMLPPDEARRREIYDRVLREGCDLHAAVEEITLSSQKDIQAVEDILLVNKFATIL; encoded by the coding sequence ATGGCTGAGCGAGCCGGCCATCGCGGCTATATCGGCGCCCGCCCGCTGAACGGCAGCCGTACCCCGCAGCACGTCCAGAACATCGTGATCCGCGACTATGCCCGGCGGAAGAACCTGCACTATCTGCTCAGCGCCGCCGAGCACACCATGCCCGGCAGCTACATGGTGCTCGAGGATATCCTGGATGAGCTGCCGCGGCTGCGTGGCCTGATCCTTTACAGCATCTTTATGCTGCCGCCCGACGAGGCACGGCGGCGGGAGATCTACGACCGCGTGCTGCGCGAGGGCTGCGATCTGCACGCGGCCGTGGAGGAGATCACGCTCTCGTCGCAGAAAGACATCCAGGCCGTCGAGGACATCCTGCTCGTCAATAAATTCGCGACCATCCTGTGA
- a CDS encoding SIS domain-containing protein — protein sequence MPAESLDPDHKAFLDDYVGRLHRATAIDDGVFAGISATRTAWLRTREQGGRVIFIGNGGSAGIASHLAIDLAKNASVPALCFSDASMMSCLANDYGFEDWIAHAVRLSARAGDCLVAISSSGRSKNILNAVAQARSMKLDVITMSGMNADNPLRNLGDVNFWVDSRSYNIVETTHQFWMMAAIDLVIGRAEYPAS from the coding sequence ATGCCCGCCGAATCTCTCGATCCCGATCACAAGGCTTTCCTCGACGATTACGTCGGACGCCTTCATCGCGCGACGGCGATTGACGACGGTGTTTTTGCCGGCATCTCTGCCACCCGCACGGCCTGGTTGCGCACGCGCGAGCAGGGCGGTCGAGTCATCTTCATCGGTAATGGCGGCTCGGCCGGCATCGCCTCGCATCTGGCGATCGACCTCGCAAAGAATGCATCGGTGCCTGCGCTGTGCTTCAGCGATGCAAGCATGATGTCGTGCCTCGCCAACGACTACGGTTTTGAGGACTGGATCGCGCACGCCGTGCGGCTGAGCGCCCGCGCCGGCGACTGCCTCGTTGCGATCAGTTCGTCGGGGCGCTCGAAGAACATTCTCAATGCGGTCGCGCAGGCGCGTTCGATGAAGCTCGATGTGATCACGATGTCGGGCATGAATGCGGACAATCCCCTGCGTAATCTCGGCGACGTCAATTTCTGGGTGGACAGCCGCAGCTACAACATTGTCGAGACCACGCACCAGTTCTGGATGATGGCCGCGATCGACCTCGTCATCGGTCGCGCGGAATACCCGGCGTCCTGA
- a CDS encoding PfkB family carbohydrate kinase: MGNSATDKAAVHPAPHEKIKTIEELGAVARAAQAEGRTVALCHGVFDLVHLGHVRHILAARNEADVVIVTVTADRFVNKGPGRPIFPENMRAEMLAALGTVDWVGINQTSSAEPILDTVRPDIYVKGSDYENPEDDVTGKIATEREAVERHGGRIVFTRDVTFSSSSLMNRYFDIYDPPLRDYLQKVREGGGAERLLKLIDKIQDMHVVLVGDTIIDEYQYVTALGKASKENIVATLLKNGEQFAGGVIAAANHVASFCKSVEIVTTLGGNDYPEEFIRAHVRPNVTLTPIRVQGRPTTRKLRYVELGYLHKLFEVYTMDDTPLDETERTEIDRITAERVRGGDVVIVTDFGHGMIAPSTIDTLIANSRFLAINAQSNSGNHGYNLITKYPRADYICIDAPEARLAATDKFNDIASVIENGLHRKIDCNNMIITHGSFGCYPFSSKTGVARVPAFTKTVVDTVGAGDAFLTITAPLVAAGGNIEDVAFIGNAAGAIKVGIVGHRNSVEKAPLVKFVTALLK, encoded by the coding sequence ATGGGCAATTCTGCGACAGACAAGGCGGCCGTCCATCCGGCGCCGCACGAGAAGATCAAGACGATCGAGGAACTGGGAGCGGTCGCGCGCGCCGCGCAGGCCGAGGGCCGCACCGTTGCGCTCTGCCACGGCGTGTTCGATCTCGTGCATCTCGGCCACGTCCGGCACATCCTGGCGGCGCGCAACGAGGCCGACGTCGTCATCGTGACCGTTACGGCCGACCGTTTTGTCAACAAGGGCCCCGGGCGGCCGATCTTCCCGGAGAACATGCGCGCCGAGATGCTGGCCGCGCTCGGCACGGTCGACTGGGTCGGCATCAACCAGACATCGAGCGCCGAGCCGATCCTCGATACCGTGCGCCCCGACATCTATGTGAAGGGTTCTGACTACGAGAACCCCGAGGATGACGTCACCGGCAAGATCGCCACCGAGCGAGAGGCTGTCGAACGTCATGGCGGTCGCATCGTCTTCACGCGCGACGTGACCTTCAGCTCGTCGTCGCTGATGAACCGCTACTTCGACATCTACGATCCCCCTTTGCGCGATTACCTCCAGAAGGTGCGCGAAGGCGGTGGCGCCGAACGACTGCTGAAGCTGATCGACAAGATCCAGGACATGCACGTCGTGCTGGTCGGCGACACCATCATCGACGAATACCAGTACGTCACGGCGCTCGGAAAGGCCTCGAAGGAAAACATCGTCGCCACCCTGCTCAAGAACGGCGAGCAATTTGCCGGCGGCGTCATCGCCGCGGCCAATCACGTGGCGAGCTTCTGCAAGTCGGTGGAGATCGTCACGACGCTGGGTGGCAACGACTACCCTGAAGAGTTCATCCGCGCGCATGTCCGCCCGAATGTCACGCTCACGCCGATCCGCGTCCAGGGCCGTCCGACGACCCGCAAATTGCGGTACGTCGAGCTGGGCTATCTGCACAAGCTCTTCGAAGTCTACACCATGGACGACACGCCGCTCGACGAGACCGAGCGGACGGAGATCGACCGCATCACCGCCGAGCGCGTTCGCGGCGGGGATGTGGTGATCGTCACCGACTTCGGTCACGGCATGATCGCCCCCAGCACGATCGACACGCTGATCGCGAACTCCAGGTTCCTGGCGATCAACGCCCAGAGCAACAGCGGAAACCACGGCTACAATCTGATCACGAAGTATCCGCGCGCCGACTACATCTGCATCGACGCGCCGGAAGCGCGCCTGGCGGCCACCGACAAGTTCAACGACATCGCGTCGGTGATCGAGAACGGCCTGCACCGCAAGATCGACTGCAACAACATGATCATCACGCACGGCTCCTTCGGCTGCTACCCCTTCTCGTCGAAGACGGGTGTCGCGCGTGTCCCCGCTTTCACCAAGACCGTCGTCGACACCGTCGGCGCGGGCGATGCCTTCTTGACGATCACGGCGCCGCTGGTTGCCGCGGGCGGCAATATCGAGGACGTCGCCTTCATCGGCAATGCCGCAGGCGCGATCAAGGTCGGCATCGTCGGTCACCGCAACTCGGTCGAAAAGGCCCCCCTGGTCAAGTTTGTCACCGCGTTGCTGAAGTAG